From the genome of Microtus pennsylvanicus isolate mMicPen1 chromosome 17, mMicPen1.hap1, whole genome shotgun sequence:
TGCAACAGAGGGTGAGTACAGCAGCATGCTCTTGTAATTCCAGGCTCAGGAACATGGGAGGCAGAACCAAAGGCTAGGTTGGGCTATCTCCAGTGAGGTCCTGGGGGAAGAAGGGTATGAACAAGGGAGTTCTGGGGTGGGTATGGCTACCATTGCCAAAGAACTAAGAATAAAAGATCCCTGTAATATTCGGCGGTAAATTCTGAAACTTGTAAAAAGTTAACATTTTAGTCCTAAATTGTGTAATGTTTCCTGTTCATTAAATGCGGTCTTGAAGCTTGAGTCACTTGGAGTTCTGTTTCTCCCTTCTACAGAACCACACTTACTAAATTGCTCAGATTTCAAGAGAGAAATGATGGAACCtagtgtgggggtgcacacctttagtcccagcatttgggaggcagaagcaaacctgatctacatagtgagagaaAGAATGCTCTATCAATGTATCAATGTTAGGAAGACAAGTGTATACCAGAGGTGTGCCAAGCATTTCAGCCCTGTGATTACATTACTTGGAATGTTTGTCTTCATGTTGACTGTACCTGACATTCATTTGCGGGCACACTTCTAGAAGCTGACGTGACAGTCCTTTTTCTCAAATTCTAAAACATTCCTCCAAGAATATAATTGTAATAACTTTGTATAGTGGGCAGCCCTTTCCTCTGCAATGAATTCTAGACTCATTGCAAAGCACAGATCCCAAACagaacttttcatttcttctccaaATCTGTCGCTTCAGACATTTTTCATATCATAAATGTTGCCACTGACCATTAAATTGATTGTCAAGCCCTGGAAAGGACTGTCTTCATATGGGCCATCTTGCCCATTAGATACTGCGTTTTCTCCACGTTTTAAGCTGCCATCAGATGAGGACTAACATCAAGCAGGAGGCAGACTCGTTTCCAGGAatgaatatttttacttttaattgagATACAAGTAGCAAAATTCTGTAGAGTGAATCACTTAGCTGTAGCAGCGTGCTTGGCGCTCACACTTGTGCAGCGGCCGTTTCTGTGCAGCTCACAAACACTCCCACTCCCACTAAATGGttaccttcttcttttcttcctgcctctggcaaCCCACAGTCTGCTTCCTGTGAATTACCAGTTCAGAGTGTTTCAAATATTCACATGCTGTGTACAACACCGTGCCTAGCTTTTTCCATTAAGCGTGTTTCTGTGAcactggaattgaacccagacccTTTCCATACTAGTCAGTGCTCTGCCACATTCTTTATCTCCGAGTACGTGGGAACTGAGCCCTGGGTTCTTGCAGTGCTAGACAAGGAATTACCACTGAGCTGCGTCCCTTAACGTCTTTCATACCCGACTCCACCATCTTTGTTGGTTTTGGAAGAAAAACTGGAATAGCAGAGCCACTTTCACACAAGGTAATGGCGTTGGTGGATTTTCCCGTCTGCTTTCCCTTCTACCCTCATAATTACCATCCCATGTCGATAGTATTTCTCTGCTGTGAATTATCAGGATTTTTAAACTTAACCTTTTCCTGGTTATACTAAGAAGCGTTTATGATTTTACAGCATTAAAGACCTTTGAGCTAACAAGCCGCCTAATGTTGGAGCACAACTGAAGACTGCCCAGATTGCTCGGCTTGTGCAAGGGTGAGAACATGCCTCTAGTCTGCTAATGCAGCCTCACGACAGTGACTCCCCTTGCTATTTAAAGAACGAGGGTGTGTTTGCTATGGGGTGGCTATGGGCAGCAGAAAAGTTACAACACAGAAACGCACGCCTTCTACCAACTCAAGTCAGGTGCTGAATCCAGCACAAGTTACCAGCACTGTAAACTTcgcttcttttggtttttgtgggtttttttttaagtactctTAAGGTTTTGCTCTGTTAAAGAACTAATAGGAAATGCTTCCAGTAAAGTATAGCAATTATGTGGGTTTATATAACAAAGTGTGTAAGAGCCTGAGACAGGAGGTTCAATTTAAGATCATCCTGGACCAGGTCTCAAGGGGCAAAGAAAAGTATAGCAGTTAAATGGCATTGGTTATTGGTCGATCTTATATACATTCATGTAGTTTCATTATTAAGAGaatgttttactattttaatagTCCAAGAATCTGTTTCTTGGAGATATACCTTGGGGACGGAGAGGGGGAAAAAGCAGAAATGAAGTGATTCATTTAGGTAAATCATCCACAGTGGTCTCTTTGTTTACGGATCAGTGTTATCGAGCTGCCTTTATGACCACCTAAAATTTAGTGGTATGCTGTATTTCCAGAATAAATTGTATTTGCTGAGAATATCACAGGCAAGCTgggagtgatggcacacatctgtaatcctattGCTGGGGAGGTAGAAGGAAAAGCTGTCCCTGGTCAGCCTGGACAACGTGGCTAGGCTGTCTAAATGTAGTGACAGTCATGATTCTATCCCCCAAAGAATCTAgtgttcagggctggagaggtggctcgggtaaggagcacttgctgctctttcagaggaccaagtTCAACTCCCAGTTGTAcccaggcagctcacaataacctgaattctagctccagggagtCCAACAACACCAGCCTCTGTACACACTAGCATGCATCTACctgtacacaggcacatataATTAAAACACCAGTTATTAAAATCTAGTATTCTATCCATTTACTTGGGCAAATTACAATTCTGCTATCtatgtaaaagaataaattttctgACAATTGCATCTCCCTACAGGTATTTTCTTCAGTCCAAGGTTTTGCCCCTTATAAGCCAATGGCCAGACCACACAGAGATGTAAAGGCACTCACAcgcatgtatgtgcctgtgtgtgcgtgtgtgtgtcttgccCCCACGGAATCTGACTTGGAAAATATTCCAAACCTAAACCAATAAAAGAGCTTGACTTTCACCTATAATAACCAATCTCTTTCTCTACTCACACACTCTATTTGTAGAACAAAGGGAGTGGAGGCATGGCAGTACTGTTGGGGATATCATCTTCAGCtgtgtgcatttgtttaactctgtgaagctgtgttactgtgcctgtctaacacctgatggtctaataaagagatgaacagccgaTAGCgagacaggagcaaggataggtggggctggcaggcagagagtataaatagaaggagaactaGAAAGAAAGACCAGCCACCCAATCAGTCATGGAGTAAGtctgaaagtaagatatacaaaagtaagaaagataaaagcccagaaagAAAAGGTGGTTGGGTTAATTTAAGGAAAGATGGCTAGAAATAAGGCAGCTAAGGTCAAGcgttcataactaagaataagcctccatgaaTGAttcatttggaagctgggtgggggtgggcgcCCCCAAACCAAAAGAATACAGCATCACACAACACAGTACTTTCAACCTTTTCTGACCCGTAGATTTTATGAAAACACCATGAAGGCTGCTAAACGCTTGGTGGACTTGGTAGAGCAGCAGGTGTCTCAGCTGCCCAGCCCGTCCCACCTGGCTTCATTATCTTTCCCCAGAGTCTGCGATCTTAAAGGACTGAACATCACTATTAGCAGCACTGGGTTTTCATTGCAACGGTGGTGACGCTGTCAGGTTGTCATTGTTTCGGAGAGTGTCGATGTCATGGTGCAGTGGTATGTCAGTCAGTCAGCTATGGATGTTcccagatgatgtgggagtgtcatatatcaatctgttgatttcattggttaagtaataaagaaactgcttggtctcataggttaaaacataggtgagaggagtaaacagaacagaatgctgggaggaagaggaagtgagctcagagaggccatgctctgctctcccggggagacgcacacgatgaagctctgacccaggatggacgtagcctagaagaggctagatagaaatgggccaagcagtgtttaaatgaatacagtttgtgtgttgttatttcggggcataagctagccaggcggccggggtgctggggtcgcagccccgccgctccaattacaacacCGGGAAACAGACATCATCAAATGCCCATAGCTTTTAGCTCACctctattaaaataaaacttttaactatacctaaaattaactaaaaccaaAGGGGCTGGGTATagctgtgagggatttttctcaGTTAAATCATTTGATGTGAGAAGACTCATCCTAAATCCGGATgttctgaggtgggaagatccacctaaTCTGCACCACAGTTTCTGGCGACCGCCTATGGAAGAAGGCGGCCCTCTCcgtctctctgcctgcttggcGTCAATCTCACCGACAAGTTCACTCCTTCACTGCCATTAGAGCCTCCTGCTTTGGGATTCTGGCATGTACTGAAGACCAGAtgagacatccagtcttgtgCACTGAACAGCTAGtggattcttggacttcccaTTAGTAGATAGCTATTGTGGGACTAGGTGGACcacacagcctgtaagccactctgataccctctcctctctcccccctcctccttccgtaccttcctctcccctgttctgttcttctagagaggACCCTGACTAATATGACTACCATTTTTAAAGGATATAGAAGACAATGTAAGATATTCTCAtatccaaaatatttattaaaggaaaatgaGGTCTTGAATAGTGTATACAACAAGTTCAACACATTTCTATTACCAAATGCCATTGTCTAAACTGCTTAAATTTTTAGTTAAATGTAAAAGGAAAGCTTGTTTTGATAACTTTATTCACAAAGTCTACCCAGATAGCTCGGGATGTAGTAACTTGGGGTTAGAGTCTGCCCAGTGTGTGCATGACCTGGGCTTGCTCCCTGGCACCACACAACAGCAGTGGCCTCTAATGGACTTTACCCTAGTCACTTGTTATATGCTTCTTACTGGGTAAAGGGAAAGAAAGTCAAAGAGGCCTCCAGCAGCTTGCAGCCCACAGGGAGCCCGAGATCCAAGAAGTGATTACAGGCACAATATAGGTTTGTACCTTGGGAGCTAACGTTCGTAAAATGAGAGTTAACTTTTCAGAACTGACACATAAAAGATGGGGGAAACACCTAAGAAACAGGACAACCACAGCAAGAAACAGCAAAGCTGAAACAAAGCATTGTTGTGGAGGAAAATTTCAGGCCacagttttatgtaattttaaatgtaatttttattcctttgctTACATTCTTACCCTTGAAATCTGCTGACAGAACTCATCCTCATCTCAAGGTGCCTAAGAACTAAATGGTAATCCGGGTGCCGTGGCACAcctgtatcccagcactcagagacagaggctggagaaTCACTGTTTGAGGtaggcctggtctacagttctAGACCAAGCCAGGGCTAGAGTAAGGCTTTATCTCACAAGGagagtaggagacttcaacagcACAAACATTAAAGCAATATATGCAGTAAACTTGGTTTACACTCAGCAGACGAGAAAACTGAGACAAACGTACAGCCCAGAATGTACTGCTGAATCTCACCAATTTAAAGACACCTTTGCACCATTCTTTTTAGAGCGTTAGTGGGAAATGCTTACCAAGTGCGCACACTGGCTAAGGAAAGAACGCCAGGCAAACCTTACACGTGCATTCGCTGCTCAGCAGTGAGCAGTCGTGACACACAGTTATGGCAATGTGACAAGGTGAGTTTGTCTGCAAACAACACATGCGCTGTGTTCTTTGAGCAGCTCTGGTTGGATGGACGGGAGTTGTAGTTCTAAGACCTTACCTGACACATTCGATTCTTAGGGAATAGTGCCCACTACAAGTCCTCCCTCTGGCTTCTCTTCTGTGCTCTGTAAATATGGACGTCCTTCTCGGGATCGTAGTGAACCTTCCACACAGCAAACCGCCTCTCCAGCATCGTTAGGAAGTTATTATCCCGTTCGTAGCGAATTCGGCAAGCTAAAAGAATCACAGAGTGGTTGCTACAGAGGTACCCCAGGGTCTGAAGAAGATCTGTGAAGGTATCTTCTAAGTATATGATATCAGCTCCAAGTATGAGATCAAATTCTCCAGGCGAAAAACTTCCCAAATTTTGTCCCCAAGTCAGCTCCTTAACAACAACTTTGGGCTGGATATGGGGAGGTAAGTTGGCTTCAACATTCGACTTGAGAGATTCTAATGCTACTTGTCGATCTGTGATAGTCACATGCGCACCTACAATGTGGACAACAGAAAATAAGGTGAATATCATACATCCGTAGTGGGCAGAGAGGGTCTGCTTCAGTTAATCCATGCATTATCTAAAAGTCGCAGATACGGAGAATACCACGACCTTCCACAGGCAGATAACCAGACCAAAACAGAACTCCTTCTACTGTGTAAAAAAGTGACCCTCAGCTTGCTTCTGTGGCACACCTACTGACTGCCAAAGTGGTTCTAGCGGACCACAGAGCCACAGAGTGACACGCGGAGCTCTGGAATTCTCCACGAGAGCTGGTCCAACCGCCATGAGTATCCACCACTCAACTTGATTCAACAGGCCATAACCTCAGCgtaaaataaaatccaagaatGAAAAATTGATAAGCAGAGTATGACTATCAAGATCAGAAGATACAAACCAAAAGTCTGCTTTGGAGGAACCAACATTAAAACAGAATCACAAGAGAATGTGCAGGCTGCATTCATTTACACTCTTCGGAAGCAGTTGGGCTCtctgtgtgatatatatataactaCTGGAAACCTGTCCTCTGCATTAGTGTACAGACTTAGTATGTACTGGGTAACAGGCTAAAAGGCTAGTTCGTGTCTTCCAAGTGCTATTCCACATGCAAATGAGGAAATCCATGGCACAGTAGCTTACTCATCTGTCTTTATGTGTTACTGACAGTCAACTGCAAGATCTATTTCTTTAACCAATGTGAGTAAGAGAAAACTGAACAATAGCCAACCACAGTAGGTTAGTCTCACTACAACCATGGTGGGTTAGTCTCACTACAACCATGGTGGGTTAGTCTCATTACAGCCATGGTGGGTTAGTCTCACTACAGCCATGGTGGGTTAGTCTCATTACAGCCATGGTGGGTTAGTCTCACTACAACCATAGCGGGTTAGTCTCGCTACAACCATGGCGGGTTAGTCTCACTACAGCCATGGCGGGTTAGTCTCACTACAGCCATGGTGGGTTAGTCTCACTGCAGCCATGGTGGGTTAGTCTCACTGCAGCCATGGTGGGTTAGTCTCACTGCAGCCATGGTGGGTTAGTCTCACTACAGCCATGGTGGGTTAGTCTCACTACAGCCATGGTGGGTTAGTCTCACTACAGCCATGGTGGGTTAGTCTCACTACAGCCATGGTGGGTTAGTCTCACTACAGCCATGGTGGGTTAGTCTCACTACAACCATGGTGGGTTAGTCTCACTACAACCATGGTGGGTTAGTCTCACTACAGCCATGGTGGGTTAGTCTCACTACAACCATGGTGGGTTAGTCTCACTACAACCATGGTGGGTTAGTCTCACTACAACCATGGTGGGTTAGTCTCACTACAACCATGGTGGGTTAGTCTCACTACAACCATGGTGGGTTAGTCTCACTACAACCATGGTGGGTTAGTCTCACTACAACCATGGTGGGTTAGTCTCACTACAACCATGGTGGGTTAGTCTCATTACAACTCATCTAAAAAAGTGTAATCATGTCGAGTTTTGACATCAGAaagtttgaaatttaaaattgtttaattcCTTCATAATAGTATCtttcctttgtatattttttctaATCTCCCAAAGGATCCAGCACCTTTCCGGTGGCACTTCCACCAGGTGTTTCTTATCTTAAACACTAAGGCAGCATGTAATTAAATCTGAGGTTTACAGTTCTAGATGGTGACACTGATAAAAACGCTCAAGCTGTGACCATGCAAGCCTGGACCCACTACTCCAATGACTCACTGGCAGTGTGCTGCCCAGTAAGCAGAATTCAATGACTGTTCTCTGGGAATGAAAACTGCAGGCAGCCTTCCCGGTTTGAATCAGTACTTTTATTTGTGAGCACCACTATGGCAATCCCCGAGTGATGGTAATCATTGAAGCTTCACCTGGGTATGCACTCTGAGCCCTTCTCTACTGCCTGTCCTGGAGACAGAGCTCTCCCCACTAGGTACTACTAACTTACTAGGCTTCCAGAACTGCCATAGGCTCTTAACGTCACCCAAACAGTACCCTTTACACCTCCAGTTCTACAGATATCTAAGAGCCCACTGACAGCCAGGGAGTCAGCACCGTGCTCACTCCAGCCATACTCAGCTGAGCCTGCACAGGCCTGGTAGGAAAACCTGCATTTACCAGGTTGGTTCCAGCCTAGTGAGTAAGATACGGTAAGGAAGGGCATGACATTGGACCAAACACGAAGGTATCAAATGACTTCCCGTACGATGAATACTACAAGTAGAAAAGCAAGTTGCTATTGTTCATAAATGATGAGGGAAACGGAAGTGGACCTAGTAAAAACAGCGGGCTGTCACTCAGGAACGGAAAAACATTAGGTAAACCATTGTCATCActtttagtttctgttttgtctttttgttttgtgagctggttttggttttttttgaggaagagtttctctgtgtagccctgactgccctggaactcactctgtagagcaagctggccttgaactcagagacctgcctgcctttgcctcgaGTCCTGGGatgaaagatgtgcaccactgctgTTGGGCTTAGTTTTCATGTTATAAGCACTGCTCTACTGCTTAAACATTCAAACATAACCATGTGCTAGAAAGCTAAAGCTGAGCAAGAAAATCCTTACCTGGAGAAAGCCAAGAGTAGCCATGATgcagtgggaggcagagcagcaggGATGTGCTCCGCGCCAGGAACCACGCGTcagaaagaaattcaagagaGGGAGAGGCCAAAGGAAGGGAAACCTGAACTTACACGGAAGATAAAGCCATgggctggggaaggagaaaggccaTTCAAGGCAATAGGCACCAGGCATAAGTAGTGTGGGTCCCGGGAACTTGTCAAAACATGAAAGAAGCTGATGAGCTACTGTACAGGAGATAGCCAAGCCTGCCCACAGGTCTGGGATGTGGTCTGCAGCAGCAGAGGCACAGGATGTTTAAACACAGGCCACACCAGCAATTCATTGACATTCCAGATAAGGGTCTGGCAGCTACTCCCGGAAGTGAAATCAAAGAGACCAAGGGAGAGGAGGCTATGGTCATGAAGGGCAGATGGTGGGAGCTTGGGTCAGCCTTAGAGAAATACAGAGTCAGGGCTGCTGAATTTGAAACCACAACCCATGAACTATGGTCTCATTCATCAGACCACAAGAGAACAGTGAGTCCACCAGGCCCACTTGTCATACAGGCTGTTAGAATGAGACTGACCGTTCAGCCTGTCCCTCAACGCTGGGTGACCCCCTGGATACTGATGCTAACTCAGAAGAAATGCTGGCAGGAGCTAGCCAGGGTGTGATGGCAGTTTTCAGGACCACGGGTCCAAGGCTCAGCAGAGTCGTGGGGAAGGCAGCAAGTCAACAGATGGTATCTTCCTGAGCTCTGTATTTCAGGACAGGAGTCTCCAGGCCTGACTGAGCATCAAATTACACAGAAgattttttaagtgaaaattctCTAACATATCCCAACATACAGAATCCTTTCTTTAAAATGGGATCACCACACCCCAACCCCATGTATAAAGAGTTCCCAAGTAGCATAAAGACTAGGGATTTTCTAACTAAAACTCCAGTTTGAAAGTCAGAACTAGATTCAAAGTCTCACCACAATCCATAGCTTTACAGTCTTGGGCAAGTTATTTAGCCTCTATTAACACCTCAAGTGTCAACACTGGAGGAAAACCCGCGACTGAGTCTacttcccatacaggtctgctcTGAGAATGGCACAGCCCAAGCACACACAGGAACTGCTCCTCTTACTGACATTCTGCATAGCATCATCTACTTTTTATGCAATCTGTCTTTACCTAGTCCTTCCCTCTGGACTTAAACTGTACGTAGCTTCCTAAGATGTGGATCTGCCTGCCTGGTCACTGGGTGCTACTCACACTGACCCAGGAGACACTTGGTAGGGAGTCCATGGACTTAGGGATAAATAATGACTGAGTACCAAAACATGAACTTGAAAAAGAGAACAACCAATCCGTTTCCAAATGTTTCAATCACTACATGTTttaattctgtttctattttcaaaaCTTTTCTCATACTCTCAGCTTTTAACCTCAAAATTTCTCTAATCTAATACTTTATAGTGAATATGAAAATCATGCAACAATACAAATGCTTATGACAGGgattagaaacacacacacacgtacagacacagacagaagatTATGACAACTGTGATTATGTAAAATACAGatggagaaaagagaatgaaaggaaatacataaaaatgcaaataggAATTCTGCTGCAATGATAAATATTTTGTGATAGAGTCTTATTAATTTTCATGATTTCCAAAAGCCATCAATCTAGCTAGTTAAcgcttatttgatttttaaattctaagctatgtgtacatatgtgtgtgcatttgtgagtgCAAATGCCCAGAGTCCAGAAGGAaggctggatcccctggagctggagttcaagTCAATTGTGAAACACCTGACATAGGTCCTGTACAAGAGCAGTGGTCATACAACACGCTTGTCACTGCCCAGCCGTCTCTCTG
Proteins encoded in this window:
- the Mettl21a gene encoding protein N-lysine methyltransferase METTL21A isoform X1; protein product: MALVPYEESAEIGLQKFHKPLATFSFANHTVQIRQDWRQLGVAAVVWDAAIVLSTYLEMGAVELRGCSAVELGAGTGLVGIVAALLGAHVTITDRQVALESLKSNVEANLPPHIQPKVVVKELTWGQNLGSFSPGEFDLILGADIIYLEDTFTDLLQTLGYLCSNHSVILLACRIRYERDNNFLTMLERRFAVWKVHYDPEKDVHIYRAQKRSQREDL